The genome window TTTCCGGACCTGTTTCTCGCTCCGTTCCCTCCTGGCGAGAAAGCCGCAGGCGAACACAAGGCCGGCTTCCATCGCCGCAGTCCCCTCGAGTTCTTCGATATCGTCAGGAGAAAGTGCAAGCCCCTCTTCCAGAAACCGCGCGGCGGGAGTCTTGTCCAACAATAGAAAAGTCCTCTCGCCTGTCGTGATTATCTTTCTGAGTCTACCTGACTTCCTTTTGACAGATGCTACTTCCTCTGCCGGTACTACCTCGGATGTCACTCTTTCTTTTCACCCTCCGGCTCCGGGGCCACAGCCTGTCCGATACCGTAATGCGCCTTGACTTCCTTCTCTATCGAGTCGCGGATATCTGTATTTTCCTTGAGGAATATCCTTGTATTATCCTTACCCTGCCCGAGCCTCGTGTCGCCATATGAATACCAGCTGCCCATCTTTGTCACGATACCCGAATTCGCCCCCAGCTCAATCAGGTCTCCTTCGAAACTGATACCCTCGTTGTAGAGGATCTCGAACTCCGCCTGCCTGAATGGAGCCGCGACCTTGTTCTTTACGACCTTCACTCTCGTCTGGTTGCCGATGACGGAATCCCGGTCCTTGATCTGCCCGATCCGCCTGATATCCATTCTGACCGTGGAATAGAACTTCAGGGCGTTTCCACCTGGGGTCGTCTCCGGGTTACCGAAGAGCACTCCTATCTTCATACGTATCTGGTTCGTGAAGATCATGCACGTCCTCGACTTCGCCACGGCCCCTGCTATCTTGCGCAGAGCCTGTGACATCAGCCTGGCCTGCAACCCGACGTGAGTATCACCCATCTGCCCCTCGATCTCGGCCGACGGTACCAGCGCGGCGACCGAATCTATCACAACGACATCTATGGCGCCGCTTCTTATCAGGACCTCAGCTATCTCGAGCGCCTGTTCGCCAGTATCCGGCTGTGATATGAGCATATTATCGACATCCACACCTATCTTCCTTGTATATCCGATATCGAGAGCATGCTCTGCGTCGATAAATGCTGCTACTCCCCCCATTTTCTGAACGTTTGCGACGATAGAACTTGTCAGCGTCGTCTTTCCCGAACCCTCCGGCCCATAGATCTCTATTATCCGGCCTCTGGGCACGCCACCGATTCCAAGAGCGATATCGAGAGCTAGGCTCCCCGTTGGAATGGCCTCGATCTTCTGATGAGCACCCTCTTCGCCGAGCCTCATTATCGAACCACGCCCGAACTGTTTCTCTATCTGGTCGACAGCTAGTTCGATAGCCTTATCCCTGTCTTCCGCCACCTTCACAGCTTTTTTTTCCGTTTTCTCTTTCGACTTCTTCAACTTCGGCCTCCACTTCATCCCCCGATTAACAGCTGCTGATTTATCTTCCCCTACCCCGCAACCGTGTGCCGGTCAATGTGCCTTTATACCATCAGGCCGAATTTAATTCAATGAAATTCAATTCCGTAGATGGTCAGGGCTGTCCACGGCCGGACGAAAGGTCAAAACGCGCGATCTCTTCGTATTCCGCGCCACCTCGCCCCAGTATGCTGCGAATCAGCAGAAAAGAGTCGACAACACCCGACGTACCTTCAGGCAGATCGGCAAAGTCCTGGAGAAGGCCCCTTACCCGCGGATCTAACCCGGTCTTGACCCTGGCAATCGTGAGATGTGGCTTGAAAGGCCTTTTTTCCCTTTCGAATCCCAGATACTCTACAGCTCTGTCGACCGCCGAAGCAAGAGAAGCCATCTCCCCGGCTCCCGCATCCATACCGTAAAAAAGCACTCTGGGCCTGTTCAGGCCCGGGAAAGCGCCGAACCGGGAATAGACGGTCCCGAAAGATGAAAACATCTCCGCGACGCTGTGTCCTGCCGCTACAAGCGGCTTAATAAGGACTGGATCAGTCTCTCCGAGAAATTTAAGAGTTATATGAAAATTGTCGGCACTGACCCATCTCCATGGTGCGGAAACAAGCCCGGACGATTCAATGGAGGCAATAACAGCCCTCTTTATTGTGCCGGGAACAGGTACCGCGAAGAAAAGTCTCATCGTCCGCCTCCAGCCGGGAAAGGAACAGTGTCCAAAGACCTGATCCCTCAGACATTGAAACGAAAGGAGATGATATCTCCGTCTCTGACCACATATTCCTTGCCCTCCAGGCGGGCCTTGCCAGCAGCTCGAAGGGCTTTCTCATCACCGAACTCGCGCAATTCACCGTACGACATCGTCTCGGCCCTTATGAATCCACGTTTTATGTCGCTGTGGATCTTTCCGGCCGCCTCAAGGGCTGGAGTGCCCTTTTTGACAGGCCAGGCCCGGACCTCATCTTCTCCGACGGTCAGAAAACTGATCAATCCCATTGCGGTATAGCAGGTCCTGACAAACAAGTCGGCCGCACTCTTCTCGAGTCCCAGTTCGTTCATGAACTCCTTCCGGCTTTCATCGTCGAGGCCGGGCAGTTCTTTCTCTATCTCCGCGCAGATTGCGATCGAAGTGACCGGGCAATCGCCTCCACATATTTCCGATGCATCGATCCCGAGCCTGTTATCATCCGTATTGAATACTGCAATGACCGGTTTCATGGTCAAAAGGCCCAGTGACCTGACAATGTCCAGTTCGTTTTCGGAAAGATCCGCATCTGAAGCGGATCGATCGTCTTCGAGGACCTCCTGCAGCTTTACCTGGACCTCAAGCTCCGCCTTTCTCTCCTGCTGAAACTTCGATGGCTTTTTCACTTCCTTCATCAGCCTTTCAATCCTGGTAGTAACCAATTCCAGATCGGCGAGCAGAAGTTCGCCCCTGAGGATCTCCAGATCCCGTAAAGGGCCTTTCTTTTTATCTTGATCTCCACCGTCGTCCCTGTCAAAAGCTCTTATGACTAGTGCTAGCATGTCGGCCTTTCGAGCGGCTCCAAGTATCCTTCGCGACATCGCGAGTCCCTCGGATGTCAGGGGATCTATCCCCGGAAGATCGAGACATTCGATCGTTGCGTTTGTTACCTTCTGCGGATCGTAATAATCGACAAGCCATTTGAACCTTGGATCCGGTACTGAAACGACAGCCTCATCGACCGAACCCTGTTTTCCGGGTGACGGTTCTTTTCCGCTTACCGCGGAGAAAAGTGTAGTTTTTCCCGATTGCTGCAATCCCGTGAACGCTACTATCATCCTGAATCTCCTGTTATACCTTGAGAGGCCCAAGCCTTTCATATTCTTTCACCAGAAAAAGCCTCAACAGATCGAGGGCCTGGTAAACCGTTCTCAACCTCACCTGTTGCCTTTCACCCGGCAGGTGCATCTTTCTGCAGAAGGTGCCTTCCGGAGTGCTTAATCCTGTATATACAAGACCGACAGGTTTTTCAACCGATCCGCCGCCGGGCCCGGCGATCCCCGTAGTAGAAAGGGCCAGATCGACGCCGGTCCTCTGTCTCGCACCATCGGCCATCGCGACACAGACCTCCATACTGACAGCGCCGACACTCCGTATCAGTCCCATGTCAACGCCGAGCCTTTCAGCCTTCGCCTCGTTACTGTACGTTATGAACCCCTCCATAAAGGATTCGCTGGCTCCGGGCACAGAGACGATCGCCGAAGCGAGCAGCCCTCCCGTAAGGGATTCCGCCGTGGCGATGCTCCTCTCCATGGAAAGAAGTCTATCGACCACGACCTGCTCCATGCTCAAATCATCGGCTGTATATATATAACTTCCAAAGAGACCCCGCAACCTGTTCATCTCGTCTTCAGATACAAGATCCTTCCATATGTGAACAGCTATCCCGGCAGGACCCGCGATGATCGATACATCATCCATCCTGTCAGCATCGAGGACACCGCGCAGGATCTCCTCGGCCCCGGTCTCCATCATGCCGTAAATTCTTAGTGTTTCCCTTCCTCTTACCCCTGCGATTTCAAGTCTCGGCAGGATCGATTCCCTGAAGATCGCCTCCATCTCGGCGGGCACTCCGGGAAGTAAAAACAGACTACTGCCGTCTTTTTTAACTACCAGCCCATAAGCGGCTCCGATCCGGTTTGGAAAGATCTCTGCTCCCAGGGGAATATTGGCCAGATCCCTGTATCCCTCCGGCATCTCTCTGCCGAACTTGCAGAACCGGGCCTCGATACCTTCGACAAGGTCTTCTCTTCGTTCGACTTCTCCTCCAAGCGCCAATATAGCCGCCTGCCTTGTCTTGTCGTCTACGGTCGGGCCGAGTCCCCCTGTGACGATCGCGACTTCACTTCTCGCCAGAGCCGCGTCCATCTCCATCGAGATGATCTCGAGATCGTCGGGAATGACTGTTATCCTTGACGGCTCCATCCCGATACCGGTAAGTATCCCTGACAGAAGACGCGCGTTGTCCTTACGGGTCTCCGCCCTGAGTACTTCGTCGCCGACAGTGATTATCTCTATTCTCATCACTGGATCTCCATTTCAGGCAAGGGGGGCGTTATGTTGCGAGGCTCTGGATCAATGATCATATAAGGCTCGTGAAACGCATCAGCAGATAGAGAGCAATGAAGGAATAGATGCCGGCAAGAAAATCGTCTATCACCACTCCATAACCTCCACGGAGCCTCTCGGCCCGTCCTACGGGGAAGGGCTTGGCGATATCGAAAAACCGGAACAGGAAAAAGCCGGCGACCCCGACCTTCCAGTCAGGCTGTATCATAAAGAGCGTCACCTGCATCCCGACCACCTCGTCGATGACTATCTTCGAAGCATCCTTGCCATAATATCCCTCCATGACAAAAGCAAACCATATTGCGAAAGGGACCGTCACCACAAGCGCCAACGGATGAGTGAGATAACCGCCTCCAGGCACAAACAGCCAGACCAGAAGCCAGACCATGCATGCAAAGGTGGCAGGTGCGATGGGAAAAAACCCTGTATAGAAAAACGAACCAAATAAAGTTATGAGAAATCTCTTCAATGCTTCTCCTTCGAATAAGCTCAGAAGAGGATAACCGTACAGTGTCACTGCAGCAAGGACTTTTATACCCTGCCGCGGTCGACAGGACAGAACCCAGCAGTCTCACTTCGCTTTTGTGATTTATCTGGAAAACTGTTGCCCGGACAGGCCGACATCATGAAAGATTGCGCAAAACACCTTTCGCGACAGCCTTGAGCGTATCGAACACACCCGGGCCCTTGACCGCGACGGCCTCGAACGACGGGTAGTGCTTGGGATTGAGCTCATCCTCGAGTTCAGGCACTTCGAGCGCATCGGGAAGGTCTCTCTTGTTGTACTGGATGGCGTATGGCAGTTCATCCAGCTTTAAGTTGTATTCCGCGAGATTCTCATGGAGATTGTACAGACTCTCGATGTTTGCGTCATACCTGCTGTTCTGTGAATCCGCGACGAACACCACTCCGTCGACTCCCCTCAGGATCAGTTTACGGCTTGCGTCGTAATATACCTGTCCGGGAACCGTATAAAGATGGAAACGAGTCTTGAAACCCTTGACCGTGCCAAGCTCGAGAGGTAGAAAATCGAAAAACAGAGTCCTGTCCATCTCTGTGGCCAGTGTGATCAGCTTGCCCTTCGTGTCGGGGGAGACCTTGTCATAGATATACTGGATGTTGGTCGTCTTCCCACAGAGCCCCGGGCCATAGTAGACTATCTTGACGTTGATTTCCCGTGACGAATAATTGATAAGCGACAACTTACATCCCCCTAATCCGAGAACAGACTGTCTATTTCGAGTTCGGCTTCTGCCGCAAACTCCTCATTGAACTCTGAATATTCTTCATTCTCATATTCAAGTTTATCGTAAAGTCCCCTGATGACCGAAGAAAGGTTGTCCACGGCTTTCTTCGTCCGGAGACGTACGAGGCCAAGTGTCGTTTTCTTGTCGAACAGGACGACAAGGATAATATCTTTCTCGACCCGGGCCAGATACATACTTTCATTACTGCCCTGGTGATAGAGGGTAGAAAAATCCTTTTCGCCGATCAGTTTCGCCAATTGCGCGTTCGCTTCGAAATCCGCGGCACAGAGAGACGCAAAACTGTACATATCGAACTGAGGCTCCTCTCCCACACTGGCAATCAACTGCCCGGTCTTATCGAGGAGGATAACGCTCGTCGCGTTGGAGTTCTTCAACAGCTCCTGGATGGTAGTATTGATCGCCCAGTAATCCTCTTCAAATACCTTCCAGTTTGTTCTGACCATTTTCTGACTCGCTTTCCCTTGCCTTCAGGATTTCCTGTCGACTTTCTAGATCTCTTCTCTGCTTTCCAGAGCTTTTGATATCGTTCCCCGGTCGACAAACTCGAGTGAACTTCCGAGAGGTATTCCCCTCGCCGGTCTCGTCACCCTCACTCCCTCACCACTGAACATCTTCGATATGTAGAGCGACGTCGTATCGCCTTCGATACTTGGATTCGTCGCGATTATCAACTCTGTGATACCTTCCTCATCCACCCTCGTCTTCAGGGAGTCGAGATTCAGATCTTCCGGTCCGACTCCATCAAGTGGTGAAAGAACTCCGTGTAAAACATGGTAGCGGCCCCTGAAATTTCCCGATCCTTCAAGAATGTAAATGTCGGATGGCCGTTCAACGACGCATAACAGGCCCTCCGCTCTTGCCTTGTCGGAGCAGATACCGCAGATTTCGCTTTCTGCATAGTTTCCGCATCTTTTGCAAAATCCGATATTCTCTTTGACCTGCTGAAGTGTTTCGGCAAAATCCCTTACCTCTCCATCTTCCATGTCGAGAACCGCAAACACAAGTCTGCGAGCCGTTTTCTCTCCTACTCCGGGCAGTTTCCTGAAATGATCGATCAGTGCCTGGAGCAGGGGAAGCTCATGTTTCATCACTATCTCCCTTGTTTTAAGCAAGAATCTTGCCTCATTGTGCCGAAACAGGGTTAATAAGGGGTAACTGCTGCAGTAAGCTTTGGAGCGCGGAATCGTCAGAAGAGGCCGGGGATAGGTAATCCACCTGTAAGCGAACTCATCTCGCCCTTAACCATCTCATCTACTTTCGACCTGGCCTCGTTGACTGCGGCAGCCACAAGTTCTTCCAGCATCTCGACATCCGCAGGATCGACTACTTCCGGATCTATATTCACAGAAATGATCTCATGTTGTCCGTTCATCACTATCTTGACCATTCCCCCACCCGAAGAGGATTCAACGGTCCTCTCGGCGAGTTTAGCCTGCATCTCCGCCATCTTGGTCTGCATCTGCTGAGCCTGTTTGAGCAACTTACCGATATCCTTCATTCCCCGGTCCTCCTGTCAGTCCTTGAATAGTTCTCCATCGAATTCTTCTATGAGACGCTTTACGATCGGAGCGTCCTGCACAAGCTCTTCGAGTCTGTTATTCTGCCTGGAAGCATCCTTACCCGATTTTGTTTTACCTGATCCGGCCCCATCAACAGCACCGTTTTTTACCGGTTCCCCTGTAATAACGAAATATTTTCTGCCAAAAAACCTCTCGAGCTGAGATTCGATATATCTCTTGTTCTTTTCTTCTCTTATCATTTCGCAGGCAAAACGGTTCTGCGGACTGAAAGAGAGGCTGAGGCGGTCCCCGTCCAATCCCGAGACCCGGGCAGACATGAGCCAGATCCCCAGAGTCAGTTTTGCCTCTCTGACCTGGGCCAGGAACCTCTCCCATTGCTCCGGACCACCAAGTCTGGAAAGCGCGGGGTTGTCATGTTCCTGCGATCCACAGCTGTTTTCATCGAGACGGGCATATTTCTTTTTTGGTGTGGAGATGTCCGAAGAATCCACATTATCATCCGCAACCGATGAACGTTCTGCGGACGATATACGGTCTATAGAAGCGCTCCCTGATGGTGGCCCCGGTATCTCCGAAGCGGTAGATCGTCCTTCTTCCCGCGAAGGTGGGGCGGTTTTTCTCTGAGAAGGCCCGCCCGGGACTTTTGCTCCATCACCGGATCCTGAACCTCTACTTCCGCCATCCAGCCTGCCAAGCAGCTCTGAAAGTTCCACAGCACTCTCCCAGGAAGCTGCCTCGGTCACGGACGCTTCGAGATGATATCTCGGATGGCTCGCTCCCTTGAGTTCCCGGTATGCCCTTGCTCCCTGCCTGAAAAGCATCAGGAGGTCTTCGGTGTTGAAGGCCGAAACGGTCCTGCTGAGCTGTTCCATTTCTGTACTGGTAAGATCCAGCGCACGCGTCTCACCCGGCCCACTTACACTGAGAACGAGAAGATTTCTGATCCCCTCCAGATAGGCGAGGAAGAATTCCTCTATATCCATACCCGACGATACTACGGAATCGACTATCGCCAGGGCTCCTTTCCTGTCTCTCGTCGCCACAGCGTCGAGAAGAGACTGGATAGTCCTGGAATCGACCAGTCCGAGAACACCTCGCACGGTCTCCAGATCTATTTTGCCATCCGAGGCTGAGATACACTGGTCCAGCAGACTCTCAACGTCACGCATACTCCCGTCCGCGCGACGCGATATCATCATGAGAGATTCGGGGTCAAAGTCTATTTTTTCCGCTTCGCATATCATTTCAAGCTGACCAGACAGTTCGGATAGCTCGAGCCTCTTGAAATTGAACCTCTGGCATCTCGACAGTATCGTGGCCGGGACCTTGTGCGGTTCGGTCGTCGCGAATATCAGGTAGACGTGCGGTGGAGGCTCCTCGAGAGTCTTGAGCAGAGCATTGAATGCCTGCGGTGTAAGCATATGGACCTCGTCGATGATATATATTTTCGACGCGCTCTGCGAAGATGCATACCCGATCTTCTCCCGGAGGTCCCTTATCTCGTCGATGCCACGGTTCGAAGCACCGTCGATCTCTATCATATCGAGATGGGTTCCCTCATTGACGGCCGTGCAGGACGGACATTTGTCACAGGGTTCACTCCCCTGCCTGTCCTCGCAGTTTATCACCTTTGCGAGAAGCCTGGCGGTCGATGTCTTTCCACATCCACGGGGTCCCGAGAAAAGATAGGCATGAGCCAGCCTGTCCTTTTCAACAGCTTTTTTCAGAGTGAGCGTAACATGATCCTGACCGATCACGTCCGTGAAGGTCCTGGGGCGCCATTTTCTTGCAAGTACGAGATAAGTCATCGCCCGGACACCTCTTCGAATAATTGAGACCGTGCACCCGGAATCGAAATGCATCCCCGGCTCTTGTGACGGGGTTAGCTCCTGCCAGGCAGGTCCGCGGCACACAAGATTGACTGTTTACCGCTGCTACCTTCCGGTCCTGACGGGGTTGACAGGTTCTCGTTGCGCGGGTCCTGGTTATCAACGCCACTTCCCGCCACCGATCGCACGGGAGCCACAATCCCTCAACCGGGAATTCAGCCCCGCTATAGCGGATTGCGGGTGCAGGGCACCGCTAGTTCCCCGCCTAGCACGATCTCATAAAGGATAATGGTGGAGATGATCGGAATCGAACCGACGACCCCCTCGTTGCGAACGAGATGCTCTCCCAACTGAGCTACATCCCCACCCCTATCGATTTTCAATGGCGGAGAGAGTGGGATTCGAACCCACGGAGCGGTTACCC of Candidatus Latescibacterota bacterium contains these proteins:
- the recA gene encoding recombinase RecA; this translates as MKWRPKLKKSKEKTEKKAVKVAEDRDKAIELAVDQIEKQFGRGSIMRLGEEGAHQKIEAIPTGSLALDIALGIGGVPRGRIIEIYGPEGSGKTTLTSSIVANVQKMGGVAAFIDAEHALDIGYTRKIGVDVDNMLISQPDTGEQALEIAEVLIRSGAIDVVVIDSVAALVPSAEIEGQMGDTHVGLQARLMSQALRKIAGAVAKSRTCMIFTNQIRMKIGVLFGNPETTPGGNALKFYSTVRMDIRRIGQIKDRDSVIGNQTRVKVVKNKVAAPFRQAEFEILYNEGISFEGDLIELGANSGIVTKMGSWYSYGDTRLGQGKDNTRIFLKENTDIRDSIEKEVKAHYGIGQAVAPEPEGEKKE
- the thpR gene encoding RNA 2',3'-cyclic phosphodiesterase; translated protein: MRLFFAVPVPGTIKRAVIASIESSGLVSAPWRWVSADNFHITLKFLGETDPVLIKPLVAAGHSVAEMFSSFGTVYSRFGAFPGLNRPRVLFYGMDAGAGEMASLASAVDRAVEYLGFEREKRPFKPHLTIARVKTGLDPRVRGLLQDFADLPEGTSGVVDSFLLIRSILGRGGAEYEEIARFDLSSGRGQP
- a CDS encoding YchF family ATPase, which gives rise to MIVAFTGLQQSGKTTLFSAVSGKEPSPGKQGSVDEAVVSVPDPRFKWLVDYYDPQKVTNATIECLDLPGIDPLTSEGLAMSRRILGAARKADMLALVIRAFDRDDGGDQDKKKGPLRDLEILRGELLLADLELVTTRIERLMKEVKKPSKFQQERKAELEVQVKLQEVLEDDRSASDADLSENELDIVRSLGLLTMKPVIAVFNTDDNRLGIDASEICGGDCPVTSIAICAEIEKELPGLDDESRKEFMNELGLEKSAADLFVRTCYTAMGLISFLTVGEDEVRAWPVKKGTPALEAAGKIHSDIKRGFIRAETMSYGELREFGDEKALRAAGKARLEGKEYVVRDGDIISFRFNV
- a CDS encoding nicotinamide-nucleotide amidohydrolase family protein; the protein is MRIEIITVGDEVLRAETRKDNARLLSGILTGIGMEPSRITVIPDDLEIISMEMDAALARSEVAIVTGGLGPTVDDKTRQAAILALGGEVERREDLVEGIEARFCKFGREMPEGYRDLANIPLGAEIFPNRIGAAYGLVVKKDGSSLFLLPGVPAEMEAIFRESILPRLEIAGVRGRETLRIYGMMETGAEEILRGVLDADRMDDVSIIAGPAGIAVHIWKDLVSEDEMNRLRGLFGSYIYTADDLSMEQVVVDRLLSMERSIATAESLTGGLLASAIVSVPGASESFMEGFITYSNEAKAERLGVDMGLIRSVGAVSMEVCVAMADGARQRTGVDLALSTTGIAGPGGGSVEKPVGLVYTGLSTPEGTFCRKMHLPGERQQVRLRTVYQALDLLRLFLVKEYERLGPLKV
- a CDS encoding phosphatidylglycerophosphatase A produces the protein MKRFLITLFGSFFYTGFFPIAPATFACMVWLLVWLFVPGGGYLTHPLALVVTVPFAIWFAFVMEGYYGKDASKIVIDEVVGMQVTLFMIQPDWKVGVAGFFLFRFFDIAKPFPVGRAERLRGGYGVVIDDFLAGIYSFIALYLLMRFTSLI
- a CDS encoding GTPase domain-containing protein; translation: MSLINYSSREINVKIVYYGPGLCGKTTNIQYIYDKVSPDTKGKLITLATEMDRTLFFDFLPLELGTVKGFKTRFHLYTVPGQVYYDASRKLILRGVDGVVFVADSQNSRYDANIESLYNLHENLAEYNLKLDELPYAIQYNKRDLPDALEVPELEDELNPKHYPSFEAVAVKGPGVFDTLKAVAKGVLRNLS
- a CDS encoding roadblock/LC7 domain-containing protein: MVRTNWKVFEEDYWAINTTIQELLKNSNATSVILLDKTGQLIASVGEEPQFDMYSFASLCAADFEANAQLAKLIGEKDFSTLYHQGSNESMYLARVEKDIILVVLFDKKTTLGLVRLRTKKAVDNLSSVIRGLYDKLEYENEEYSEFNEEFAAEAELEIDSLFSD
- the recR gene encoding recombination mediator RecR, which codes for MKHELPLLQALIDHFRKLPGVGEKTARRLVFAVLDMEDGEVRDFAETLQQVKENIGFCKRCGNYAESEICGICSDKARAEGLLCVVERPSDIYILEGSGNFRGRYHVLHGVLSPLDGVGPEDLNLDSLKTRVDEEGITELIIATNPSIEGDTTSLYISKMFSGEGVRVTRPARGIPLGSSLEFVDRGTISKALESREEI
- a CDS encoding YbaB/EbfC family nucleoid-associated protein, giving the protein MKDIGKLLKQAQQMQTKMAEMQAKLAERTVESSSGGGMVKIVMNGQHEIISVNIDPEVVDPADVEMLEELVAAAVNEARSKVDEMVKGEMSSLTGGLPIPGLF
- the dnaX gene encoding DNA polymerase III subunit gamma/tau, with the protein product MTYLVLARKWRPRTFTDVIGQDHVTLTLKKAVEKDRLAHAYLFSGPRGCGKTSTARLLAKVINCEDRQGSEPCDKCPSCTAVNEGTHLDMIEIDGASNRGIDEIRDLREKIGYASSQSASKIYIIDEVHMLTPQAFNALLKTLEEPPPHVYLIFATTEPHKVPATILSRCQRFNFKRLELSELSGQLEMICEAEKIDFDPESLMMISRRADGSMRDVESLLDQCISASDGKIDLETVRGVLGLVDSRTIQSLLDAVATRDRKGALAIVDSVVSSGMDIEEFFLAYLEGIRNLLVLSVSGPGETRALDLTSTEMEQLSRTVSAFNTEDLLMLFRQGARAYRELKGASHPRYHLEASVTEAASWESAVELSELLGRLDGGSRGSGSGDGAKVPGGPSQRKTAPPSREEGRSTASEIPGPPSGSASIDRISSAERSSVADDNVDSSDISTPKKKYARLDENSCGSQEHDNPALSRLGGPEQWERFLAQVREAKLTLGIWLMSARVSGLDGDRLSLSFSPQNRFACEMIREEKNKRYIESQLERFFGRKYFVITGEPVKNGAVDGAGSGKTKSGKDASRQNNRLEELVQDAPIVKRLIEEFDGELFKD